The Corallococcus silvisoli genomic interval TGTCGCTGGCCGCGGTCCCCGTGGCGAAGCTGCTCGTCGCCTGCGGTGGCGAGGACGCTCCGGTGGACCCCGGTGGCGCGACCGACGCGGGCGTCACCGACGCCGGCTTCACCGACCCGGGCGTCTGGGCCACCGGCGGCACCGCGGCGATGACGGCCGCCGCCAGCTACCCGGATCCGTTCGCGTCGGGGCTGGGCACGGTGTGCAACCTCACCTGCGAGGCCACTCTGGGCCCCTGCTACGCGACCACCGTGGCGCGCAAGGACATCAGCGAGGGCCATGACGGCCTCCCGGTGCGCCTGTCCTTCCTCATCGTCAACGAGAACTGCGTCCCCGTGCCCAACGCCACGGTGGACATCTGGCACGCGGCGCCGGAAGGGCTCTACTCCGGCGAGGACGCCAGCGACTTCTGCACCTCCGGGGACGCGGTGGCCCGCGCGGCGCGGTGGTTCCGCGGCGTGCAGACCACGGACGCGAACGGGCGCGTGGACTTCGACACGTGCTTCCCCGGTTGGTACAGCAGCCGCACCATCCACATCCACTTCACGGTTCGCGTGGGCGGCCAGGAGTTCGTCACGTCGCAGCTGTTCTTCGACGACACCGTCAACGACGACATCGTCAACACGCAGCCGCTCTACAATACGCGCGGCCCCCGGGACACGACCAACGCCAACGACAACGTCGTGTCCGCGGACAGCGTGGGCAACTACCTCTTCACCACCCAGCGCATGGCGGATGGCGCGATGCTGGCATCCAAGACGCTGGTCATCCGCTCGTCGCTCGACAGCGCGCAGTGCGCCATCCCGGGGGGCGGCGGGGGAGGCGGCGGTCCCCCGCCGGGCGGCGACGGAGGCATGGGGCCTCCGCCGGGCTTCGATGGGGGCATGGGGCCTCCTCCGCCGGGCTTCGATGGCGGGATGCCGTGAACTAGGGTGAAGGGCCCCCGGAGCACTCCGGGGGACCGGCCCGAAGGGAGGCATGGCGCATGGGCGAACGCATCCTGCTGGTGGAGGATGACGACCCGCTCGGTTCCCAGATTGTCGGGCACCTGCGAGGCGCGGGCTTCGAGCCCCTGTGGTGGCGCGAGGGCCGGCTGCTGGTGCCCGGGGACCTGCCGGACGTGAGCCTGGTGGTGCTGGACCTGATGCTGCCCGGCGCCTATGGCCTGGACATGCTCAAGGCACTGAGGACCTTCTCGGAGGTCCCGGTGCTCATC includes:
- a CDS encoding dioxygenase family protein; the encoded protein is MKSESPQDPSLKVITRRSILRGIGLSLAAVPVAKLLVACGGEDAPVDPGGATDAGVTDAGFTDPGVWATGGTAAMTAAASYPDPFASGLGTVCNLTCEATLGPCYATTVARKDISEGHDGLPVRLSFLIVNENCVPVPNATVDIWHAAPEGLYSGEDASDFCTSGDAVARAARWFRGVQTTDANGRVDFDTCFPGWYSSRTIHIHFTVRVGGQEFVTSQLFFDDTVNDDIVNTQPLYNTRGPRDTTNANDNVVSADSVGNYLFTTQRMADGAMLASKTLVIRSSLDSAQCAIPGGGGGGGGPPPGGDGGMGPPPGFDGGMGPPPPGFDGGMP